The following proteins are co-located in the Gossypium hirsutum isolate 1008001.06 chromosome A02, Gossypium_hirsutum_v2.1, whole genome shotgun sequence genome:
- the LOC107935970 gene encoding protein RETICULATA-RELATED 3, chloroplastic — protein MAAIARYRFSDLTRQFPNTSGARPLKSQPPHVVSFPRNQPFRFQPSQISIPKLQFSCGGGDDGNHGVGGNGGGGKGDGGSNSNDDPWQRFGILGLLLSGWRDRVAADPQFPFKVLMEELVGVSACVVGDMASRPNFGLNELDFVFSTLVVGSILNFLLMYLLAPTASASSSSLPSIFANCPQSHMFEPGAYTLMNRFGTFVYKGAVFAAVGFAAGLVGTAISNGLIMMRKKMDPSFETPNKPPPTLLNAFTWATHMGVSSNLRYQTLNGVEFLLAKGLPPLAFKSSVVVLRCLNNVLGGMTFVILAKFTGSQSVDQKPPNINKEKKLVDGDSLDNNQSTFK, from the coding sequence ATGGCTGCCATCGCTCGGTATCGTTTCTCGGACCTGACGAGACAATTCCCTAACACGAGCGGTGCTCGCCCTCTCAAGTCACAACCACCCCATGTTGTTTCCTTCCCTCGAAACCAACCGTTCCGGTTTCAGCCTTCTCAGATTTCCATTCCCAAACTTCAGTTTTCATGCGGCGGAGGCGACGACGGAAACCATGGGGTTGGTGGTAATGGAGGTGGTGGTAAAGGCGATGGCGGTTCCAACTCTAACGATGATCCATGGCAGCGCTTTGGCATTTTGGGTCTTCTTCTAAGTGGATGGAGAGACAGGGTTGCAGCAGATCCTCAGTTCCCATTCAAGGTTTTAATGGAAGAATTGGTGGGTGTTAGTGCTTGTGTTGTTGGAGACATGGCTTCACGTCCTAATTTTGGTCTTAATGAGCTCGACTTTGTTTTCTCAACTCTTGTTGTGGGTTCAATTTTGAATTTCCTTCTTATGTATCTTTTAGCACCAACGGCTTCTGCATCATCTTCAAGTCTCCCTTCCATCTTTGCAAATTGTCCACAAAGTCATATGTTTGAACCAGGTGCTTATACCTTAATGAACCGTTTTGGGACTTTTGTCTATAAAGGAGCTGTGTTTGCTGCTGTTGGATTTGCTGCAGGCCTTGTTGGAACTGCAATCTCAAATGGGTTGATCATGATGAGGAAGAAAATGGATCCCAGCTTTGAAACACCTAACAAGCCACCTCCTACCTTGTTGAATGCCTTCACTTGGGCTACTCACATGGGGGTTAGCAGCAATTTGAGGTACCAAACCTTGAATGGGGTCGAGTTTTTGCTGGCTAAGGGACTTCCTCCCCTGGCATTTAAGTCATCAGTGGTGGTTCTGAGATGCTTAAATAATGTACTTGGAGGAATGACGTTTGTAATACTAGCAAAATTTACTGGGTCTCAGAGTGTTGATCAGAAGCCACCAAACATAAACAAGGAGAAGAAGTTGGTGGACGGTGACAGTTTGGACAACAATCAGTCGACTTTTAAGTGA